One part of the Clarias gariepinus isolate MV-2021 ecotype Netherlands chromosome 24, CGAR_prim_01v2, whole genome shotgun sequence genome encodes these proteins:
- the her7 gene encoding hairy and enhancer of split related-7, producing the protein MSVFMRSHLWDTAAMDKFEEKERLKIDRKMLKPQVERRRRERMNRSLENLRILLAQGHEQQAASQKRLEKAEILEHTVLFLQSSSAKANKYSSAEDESDSVGHQFMDGFSVCLEKAARFLKEETKARGLPDSVPSSLYQCLSRAHWSGVRDMKQNHAMQGLQCVKRQTHTHYPYRVPLRHTHPNTVQHHQNSPKTSMSGPTSPQASGRQGVWRPWP; encoded by the exons ATGAGTGTCTTTATGAGGAGTCATCTCTGGGATACAGCTGCAATGGACAAGTttgaagagaaggagagattgaaAATTGATAGAAAG ATGTTGAAGCCTCAGGTTGAGCGCCGCAGACGAGAACGAATGAACCGCAGTCTAGAGAACCTGCGGATTTTACTTGCGCAAGGCCATGAGCAACAG gCTGCATCTCAAAAGCGTCTGGAAAAAGCAGAGATCCTAGAACACACGGTTCTCTTCCTGCAGAGCTCCAGCGCCAAGGCCAATAAATACAGCTCAGCAGAAGATGAGTCTGATTCAGTTGGACATCAGTTCATGGATGGGTTCTCTGTGTGTTTAGAGAAAGCCGCTCGCTTCCTGAAGGAGGAGACCAAGGCACGAGGGCTGCCCGACTCAGTGCCCTCATCCCTGTATCAGTGCCTGAGCCGTGCACACTGGTCCGGTGTCAGAGACATGAAGCAGAATCATGCCATGCAAGGACTGCAGTGTGtgaagagacagacacacacacactatccatACAGGGTCCCACTGCGACACACGCACCCTAACACTGTGCAGCATCACCAGAACTCGCCAAAGACCAGCATGTCAGGGCCTACAAGCCCACAGGCGTCTGGAAGACAGGGTGTGTGGAGACCGTGGCCATGA